One Phragmites australis chromosome 23, lpPhrAust1.1, whole genome shotgun sequence DNA window includes the following coding sequences:
- the LOC133905961 gene encoding polyubiquitin-like: MDVTFETTLGRRFTIQIWYFSTVRRIKEYILRYEGIPVEAQQLFFMGKELQDDRDTEYYSIFHGSHVLLVLPDRVAVFFDKVEMEDHKELAEYDPPVDGMEVRVVVTQPPQHNNTGAKKHQWMTVKVRRGLQMVVLEVSNLDVVKELRTELGKVAPHFLQTVDGVCSFVYKQNVMDEDRTLHWHEVKNCDTIEILNNVVTRGD; encoded by the exons ATGGATGTGACCTTCGAGACGACGCTAGGGCGCCGGTTCACTATCCAGATTTGGTACTTCTCCACAGTGAGAAGGATAAAGGAATACATTCTGCGGTACGAGGGCATCCCCGTGGAGGCGCAACAGCTCTTCTTCATGGGCAAGGAGCTGCAAGACGACCGCGACACCGAGTACTACTCCATCTTCCATGGTTCCCACGTCCTACTTGTCTTGC CGGACCGGGTGGCCGTCTTCTTCGACAAGGTGGAGATGGAGGACCACAAGGAACTGGCCGAGTACGACCCGCCTGTCGACGGGATGGAGGTCCGCGTCGTTGTCACGCAGCCGCCGCAGCACAATAACACGGGGGCAAAGAAGCATCAGTGGATGACGGTGAAGGTGAGGCGGGGTCTCCAGATGGTGGTGCTGGAGGTGAGCAACCTTGACGTTGTCAAGGAGCTACGGACGGAGCTCGGCAAGGTGGCGCCGCATTTCCTCCAGACGGTGGACGGTGTCTGCTCCTTCGTCTACAAGCAGAACGTCATGGATGAGGATCGCACGCTGCACTGGCATGAAGTCAAGAACTGTGACACCATCGAAATCTTAAACAACGTTGTTACCAGGGGAGATTAA